Below is a window of Clostridium sp. JN-1 DNA.
ATAACGGCCGTATTTTTAGTGATGTGCGCAGGCTGTTCAAGCAGTAGTAATTCATCTAAAAATAGTAATTCAAAACAAGGTAATGATGTTGAAGAAAAACAAACTACAAATAATATATCGCAGTCTCCAATAAAGCTTGAAAAAGCTGTAGTTACAAGACATATAGATGGTGATACTGTTGAGGTTAAATTGGAAAATGGAAAGAAGGCAAAGGTCAGGTTTATAGGCGTGAATACGCCAGAATCTACTACTAAGCATGAACCATATGGTAAAGAAGCATCAGATTATACAAAATCACAACTATTAGATAAAACTGTATATCTTGAAAAGGATGCAGGAGATACCGATAAATATGGAAGACTTTTGAGATATGTTTGGCTCGAAGTTCCAAAAGAAATAAATGAATCTGAAATCAAGAGCAAGATGTTCAATGCAATACTGGCATCAGAAGGTTATGCACAGCAAATGACAATTTCACCTAATGTTAAATATGCAGATTATTTTAAAAAGTTTTGTGCAGAGGCAAGGGAAAACAATAAAGGACTTTGGAAAATAAATCATAATGGAACTACAAGAGGAGATAATGCATATAAAAACAGAGGACATAGGACAGAGGACAATTGACAGTGAAGGAGGATTTTTCTCCGCTGTACTTACGAAAAATCTTTAATTAAACTTTTGATGGCTTGTTTCGCTAAAGCGAAACATTATTAACTTATATAAATTTGTTGAATTTTATGATTAGTTCATAGCAAGTTATTTTACTTAAGTTCTAGTTTGTTGAATCTAAGTATACCAATAATTATTGTAATCACAATGATAATGAATGATGAAAATATAATACTGTATGGATCGGGTTTAAATGAACTCATGTCTATAAGCATAAAAATAGGGGAATATTTTATGATACTTTCAAAACAAGGGGGATAACTTGTTGTTAAAATTATAGTTAATATGATGAGCGTTATGAATATTAGCTTATTTTGTATAAACATCGATAAGCACATATAAATGCTGGTTAAACTTGAAAGTATTAAGGCCGCAAGAATAGTAAACTCAATTGATTTAATTAGGTCATTAAAAGAAAGAAATTCTCTAGAGAAATTTATGAAGCTGCCTAAAGCTATCGTACCGAATAGTAAAAGAGCGGTTAGTATAAGACCTGATAAGGATGCTGTAATAAATTTTGATATATAAATTTCATCTCTTGTATGACCATATACTATAGTATTGTTTATTGTACCGCTTGAAAATTCATCTAATACAAGGCTGCCAACTATAAATATTAAAATTATAGCTATACAAGGGGAAAATCCAAAGGATGAATAAAAAAATTCAATTGCTTTTGGGTGAAGTCTATCTTTAAAATTATTGACTATAAAGCCAAATTCATTTCCCTGCAGAGAAGTTTCGAGTATTTTAAGTGTAACTTTGCTGTGGAAGAACAAGTATATGGAATATATGATTAAAAGCAATGTAATCATTAAAGAACTTAAAAATATCTTATTATGTTTTAATTTATACACTTCAAATTTTAATAAGTTATACATCACTTGTTTCCTCCAACTTTATTTTTAAAATAGTTTTCAAGATTATCTGATTCAGGTGTCAGCTCTAGTATTGTAATACCTTCTTTAAAAATTGTATATGAAACTCTCCCGGGATTATCAACATAATCATATAGCAGTATAGTATCATCTGCCAAAGTTTTAAAATTATGGGTATTAAGTTTTTCTTCCAGAACAAGAGCAGTTTTATTTACATCATCAACTTTAATTTTCAGTCTTTTATTAAATCTTTTATTTAGTTCTTTTAAAGTAAATTCATCTAATAACTTTCCATTATGAATAATTCCGTAGCAAGTTGCAAAGTCATAAAGCTCTTTTAAAATGTGACTTGAAATAAGTATTGTTGTATTTCTATTTTTATTTAGTTGTAATAAAATATCTTTTATTTCCATAATGCCTATTGGATCAATGCTGTTTATAGGTTCATCCAGCATTAAAAATTCAGGTTCTCCAATTATTGCCAGGGCAATACCTAGTTTTTGTTTCATGCCAAGGGAAAAATCACGTACCTTTTTATTCTTCAAATCACTTAAATTTAATAGCTTTATAACTCTTTCTATACAATCCTTTCCAGGGATGCCTTTTTGAAGTCTGCAAGCTTCTAAATTTTCATAAGCTGACATATTTGAATATAAAAAAGGTCTTTCAATTAGAGCTCCAAGCTTCTTTCTCGCAGTATGCAGGCCATTTTCTGTGCTTTCGCCAAATAACTCAAT
It encodes the following:
- a CDS encoding thermonuclease family protein, encoding MNKLVNRGVITFITAVFLVMCAGCSSSSNSSKNSNSKQGNDVEEKQTTNNISQSPIKLEKAVVTRHIDGDTVEVKLENGKKAKVRFIGVNTPESTTKHEPYGKEASDYTKSQLLDKTVYLEKDAGDTDKYGRLLRYVWLEVPKEINESEIKSKMFNAILASEGYAQQMTISPNVKYADYFKKFCAEARENNKGLWKINHNGTTRGDNAYKNRGHRTEDN
- a CDS encoding ABC transporter permease subunit, which encodes MYNLLKFEVYKLKHNKIFLSSLMITLLLIIYSIYLFFHSKVTLKILETSLQGNEFGFIVNNFKDRLHPKAIEFFYSSFGFSPCIAIILIFIVGSLVLDEFSSGTINNTIVYGHTRDEIYISKFITASLSGLILTALLLFGTIALGSFINFSREFLSFNDLIKSIEFTILAALILSSLTSIYMCLSMFIQNKLIFITLIILTIILTTSYPPCFESIIKYSPIFMLIDMSSFKPDPYSIIFSSFIIIVITIIIGILRFNKLELK
- a CDS encoding ABC transporter ATP-binding protein; protein product: MENILRTINLSKRYNDKLAVQNVNMNINRGDIYGFIGENGAGKTTMFKMVTGLVSKTSGSIELFGESTENGLHTARKKLGALIERPFLYSNMSAYENLEACRLQKGIPGKDCIERVIKLLNLSDLKNKKVRDFSLGMKQKLGIALAIIGEPEFLMLDEPINSIDPIGIMEIKDILLQLNKNRNTTILISSHILKELYDFATCYGIIHNGKLLDEFTLKELNKRFNKRLKIKVDDVNKTALVLEEKLNTHNFKTLADDTILLYDYVDNPGRVSYTIFKEGITILELTPESDNLENYFKNKVGGNK